TATGTTTGAAAATAACTGATTGTAAAATCAATTACCCATAAACATACAAGTAATGTTAGACCGAATCGAATTAATTTCTTGTTTGTAAACATGTAACACCTCTCAAAATTCATTGGATATTTCTGTTTTCAGTTCTTCATATACGAAAATCCTTATATTTAATTTTATCATGAAAAATATCCAAATAAATACAATATGCATATTTGCATATTTCTTGTATATTAAGAAATTACTGTTAATAAAAAGGCCCTACTAGTATAGGGCAAAATAGCTTTAGCAATCCCAACAAATACTCGCATAAATAACGAAATCATTTGAACCACTATATAGACAATCCCAGCCCTTGAAATAAGGGGAAATCCCTGTTCCTGGCTACCTACCCATAATAAATAGCCCGCCGCATAACGTAGAACCAACAGGTAAGAAATTGTTGCCAAGAAAAAGCCATGTATACACATGACTTTCATAGCATGATTAATAATCAAAATCCCTTTTCCTTCACCAGCAAATTTTGCTTGCTGAAACTTTTCTTTTCCCCCATCTCTTTGGAAACCATTCAAATCCTAAGAACATAATACTAGTCCTCTACTTATTAACTTAACTACTTTTCTTTTTTCCATGATATTTCAAATTCTCCACCATGTTCTTCTGTTATAATTTTAACTTTATATGTATCATCTTTAGACACTTTAATATTATTTTTACTGTTTCCACTATTAACTTCCAGTATTGTATTATCATTTGAATCTAAAACATAAGCCTTTATGGTTCCTTGCTTAGTTTTATCCTCAAAGGTAAATGTCCAGCTTTCACCTTTTTTTACATCCATATCTTGAGTTGCAAAACCTGTGAAACTTTTATACTTTCCATCTATACTATTTGAACCTCCATGAACCTTACCACCAACAATCGTTCCCTCTCTTGTAAAACAACCACTAAGAACCACCAAACATAGAAAAAATAATAATGTATTTTTAATAGTTTTCAACATCATCCACCCTTATCCCCACAATAAATACCCCCTATTTACATTCAAAAAAACTATAGCATCTATAATATTATTTTAACTCTTCACGCAACTTCATTTACATATCCAGTAAAAATCACCTCTGATATATGTTCATGATTAAAAAACATATTATATTCAGTTGAAATATTTCCGATAGGATAATAACAAGCTATATACTCCCAAGTTTCCTTAGTTTTTGAATCTTCTTATTTTCATTAATGGCTGTTCCCATGTTTTAAACCTCACAACTGAATAAATCGGAAGTAATGTATCTTTCACTACCTTTTCCATTTTAATTCACTACTTTATTTAATGAAAAATTTACCTATTTTATATAAAATAAAAAAACTAATAGGAACTGTAATTAAATATATTAATGAAAAGATTATTTTTTCTTTTAAATTATATGTAGCATCAAACATTGTAAAAATAATAGTACCCAAAAAACAAATCACAAAAAGAACTTTTAAATTTTTTTCAAACTTTCTAAAGTCATACAAGATACTCCTTTTTACTTTATCTCTACTTCAACACCTGTACCCACAGGACTAGCGCCAGGTCCCCAAGGGAACTTAACTTTAAATCCACTTGAACTTACCTTTAGTGAACCACCAAGATGTAAATCATGATCTGTAAATGGTATAGGTATATCTATACCCGCTTCATATCTTGCTAAAGAGGCCTCCTCCCCAAGTTCAAAACCATTTTTATCTATTTTATCAGCAACTTCTGCATTCCCCATACTTAAACTAGCTTCTACATAAAAAAATAAGAAGCCTCGTTTACAGGCTCCCTCATCCTCTATTCAAATAATCTGCAATTGTTTGGAATACGACGATATACATATTATGAATACTTTCTTCTACATTTCCACCATTTGATAATCCAATTCCCCATTGTTGTCCTTCACCACTTCCGATATTTGCAAACCCTTGCGTATACATGGCATTTACATCTTTTCGGGCACTGTTATACTCTATCCCTTTTGTAATAAAAATCGAATATGATTTATCTTGTAAACCGATAAAAAACACTGGTTTCTTTAGCGATGAAAATACATTTTTATACTGATCTGTTGAGGCTTCTTGAAAGTGAGCTTTCATTATTAGAAAACCATCCACTTCCTTAGATTTCTTTTCCAGTTCCTCT
This genomic window from Bacillus anthracis str. Vollum contains:
- a CDS encoding lipoprotein — protein: MKRLSYFLVFILICLVSAGCAKDKEGEKLEYNGRALVIGVVGEKPKDTFRNVKFEEMKLEELEKKSKEVDGFLIMKAHFQEASTDQYKNVFSSLKKPVFFIGLQDKSYSIFITKGIEYNSARKDVNAMYTQGFANIGSGEGQQWGIGLSNGGNVEESIHNMYIVVFQTIADYLNRG